The Pelotomaculum isophthalicicum JI genome contains a region encoding:
- a CDS encoding plasmid mobilization protein, with protein MRKRNIQIIVRLSEKEKHNLASRVKKSGLSQEAFIRFLINGYVPKELPPPDYFSMTRELYAIGGNLNQIAAKANATGHIDKTVFQYEANRLRKAVQDIIEAVTAPERRTHNGDHGDMGRDRPP; from the coding sequence ATGAGAAAACGAAATATACAGATCATAGTTAGGCTAAGTGAAAAAGAAAAGCATAATCTCGCCAGTCGGGTAAAGAAATCAGGGCTTTCACAGGAAGCATTTATCCGCTTTCTCATCAACGGCTATGTGCCCAAGGAGCTGCCTCCTCCCGACTATTTTTCCATGACGCGGGAGTTGTACGCCATCGGCGGCAACCTGAACCAGATTGCTGCCAAGGCCAATGCCACCGGGCATATCGACAAGACGGTATTTCAATATGAAGCCAACCGGCTCAGAAAGGCGGTACAGGATATTATAGAGGCGGTTACAGCGCCGGAAAGGAGAACGCATAATGGCGATCACGGCGATATGGGACGTGACCGACCGCCTTGA
- a CDS encoding relaxase/mobilization nuclease domain-containing protein, whose protein sequence is MAITAIWDVTDRLDRVIDYAANPEKTENPNFASPDFQGLRKVLDYTQQDVKTEKQFYVTGINCDPATACEQMGRTKRQYQKQDGILAFHGYQAFAPGEATPETAHAIGVKLAQELWGDRFEVVVSTHLDKQHLHNHFVLNSVSYKDGKRYYDNNATYALMRKTSDRLCREHALSVIENPQRGKSKHYAEWKAEREGKPTWRGLIREDVDQAVAAAMTFTQFIAALRKQGYEVKTGVKHMAVRPPGKERFVRLKTLGDDYTEEAIKRRILQNRAPKRAPPLPEPKRKRCTFKGSLKKAKKLTGLQALYFHYLYKMGILPKPRVSPRRTHFLLREDLRHLEEITAQTKLLCKQHISSKEQLLTYRSTVEQEMASLSAERKSLYNRICRCGDEEQATAYKEQIAGLTRQISQLRKEVKLCTGILSRSGEMQEKLSRIKQEEIQQQKEAKAYEQRSRRRGPSRQHES, encoded by the coding sequence ATGGCGATCACGGCGATATGGGACGTGACCGACCGCCTTGACCGGGTAATCGACTACGCCGCCAATCCCGAAAAAACCGAAAATCCCAATTTCGCCAGTCCCGACTTTCAGGGCTTGCGCAAGGTGCTAGATTATACCCAGCAGGATGTCAAAACCGAAAAGCAGTTTTACGTCACCGGCATCAACTGCGACCCGGCCACTGCCTGCGAGCAGATGGGCCGGACAAAGCGGCAATATCAGAAGCAGGACGGCATCCTGGCCTTTCACGGCTATCAAGCCTTTGCGCCGGGGGAGGCCACCCCCGAAACCGCCCACGCCATCGGCGTAAAGCTGGCGCAGGAGCTATGGGGCGACCGCTTTGAGGTGGTGGTTTCCACCCATCTTGACAAGCAGCATCTTCATAACCATTTTGTCCTGAATTCCGTGTCCTATAAGGACGGCAAGCGGTATTACGACAACAACGCCACCTACGCTCTCATGCGCAAGACCTCCGACCGGCTGTGCCGGGAACATGCCCTTTCCGTCATCGAGAACCCGCAGCGCGGCAAGTCCAAGCACTATGCCGAATGGAAGGCCGAGCGGGAAGGCAAACCTACCTGGCGGGGCCTCATCCGGGAGGATGTGGACCAAGCCGTTGCCGCCGCCATGACCTTCACCCAATTTATCGCCGCCCTTCGCAAACAGGGCTATGAAGTTAAAACCGGCGTGAAACACATGGCGGTGCGTCCTCCGGGCAAGGAGCGGTTTGTCCGATTGAAAACCCTGGGCGACGATTACACCGAGGAAGCCATCAAACGCCGCATCCTGCAAAACCGAGCACCCAAGCGGGCACCCCCCTTGCCGGAGCCGAAGCGAAAACGCTGTACCTTCAAAGGCTCCCTCAAAAAAGCGAAAAAGCTTACCGGCCTGCAAGCGTTATACTTCCACTACCTCTATAAAATGGGCATCCTGCCCAAGCCCCGCGTGTCCCCCCGAAGGACGCATTTTTTATTGCGCGAGGACCTCCGGCATTTGGAGGAAATCACTGCCCAAACCAAGCTGCTCTGCAAGCAACATATTTCCAGCAAGGAGCAACTTCTCACCTACAGGTCAACCGTGGAGCAGGAAATGGCCTCCCTGTCCGCCGAGCGCAAGTCTCTTTACAACCGCATCTGCCGGTGTGGGGACGAGGAGCAGGCGACAGCCTATAAGGAGCAAATTGCCGGGCTGACCAGGCAAATCAGCCAGCTTCGCAAGGAGGTGAAGCTCTGCACGGGCATCCTGTCCCGTTCCGGGGAAATGCAGGAAAAGCTGTCCCGGATCAAGCAGGAAGAAATCCAGCAACAAAAGGAGGCAAAAGCCTATGAACAGCGAAGCCGCCGCCGCGGACCAAGTCGTCAACATGAGTCTTAA
- a CDS encoding DUF2971 domain-containing protein, giving the protein MIEAILRIFNNFEKERFVVGDGEKSEKAFVTCFTTKADNRLLWTPYANDEGYCLGINFENFERYIKDSHTQAEIFKIANKYYMTGIVYSKENQKSLIKDLIRSEYDRFSHLPDNVLSENIPTLIFPYQFVFTDEENNVIYKGEKRAIQLRFKQKFEFMTKSIIEQLLFISPILKNDYWEDEGEIRLVFYRPVVSNKLPSVHIDDKKRNYINFELSPEIFDEVIIGPQNMKTLEEVQKDLVNAGYDISKIKVRYSKGKDVVRDRGI; this is encoded by the coding sequence GTGATTGAAGCTATATTACGGATATTTAATAATTTTGAGAAAGAACGTTTTGTCGTTGGTGATGGTGAAAAATCAGAAAAAGCTTTTGTTACATGTTTTACAACAAAAGCCGATAACAGATTACTCTGGACTCCCTATGCTAATGATGAGGGTTATTGCTTAGGTATTAATTTTGAAAATTTTGAACGATATATTAAAGATTCACATACTCAAGCAGAGATTTTTAAGATAGCAAATAAATATTATATGACCGGAATTGTATATAGCAAAGAAAATCAAAAATCTCTTATAAAAGATTTAATTCGATCCGAATATGATAGGTTCTCCCATTTGCCGGATAATGTATTATCAGAGAATATACCGACTTTGATATTTCCTTATCAATTTGTATTTACGGATGAGGAAAACAATGTAATTTATAAAGGTGAAAAAAGAGCAATCCAACTCCGTTTTAAACAAAAATTCGAATTTATGACAAAAAGTATTATAGAACAATTACTTTTTATTTCACCTATTCTTAAAAATGATTATTGGGAAGATGAAGGAGAAATAAGGTTGGTTTTTTATCGTCCTGTTGTTTCAAATAAATTACCTAGTGTACATATTGATGATAAAAAGAGGAATTACATAAATTTTGAGCTATCACCAGAAATCTTTGATGAGGTAATAATTGGACCCCAAAATATGAAAACATTGGAAGAAGTTCAAAAAGACTTGGTTAATGCAGGATATGATATTAGCAAAATAAAGGTCCGTTATTCAAAAGGAAAAGATGTGGTAAGAGATAGAGGGATTTAA
- a CDS encoding IS110 family transposase encodes MLKIIHKICCGIDVHKKFVVATIGITNDAGTTEYQTKKFSTFTVDLLALRKWLAQHSCREVCMESTGKYWIPVFNILETKCNVVVANPKYVKGIQGKKTDKKDSVWICDLHKHGLVPNSFIPPLIIRQIRDLMRYRVKLTNFKSSEKNRIQNSLTVSNIMLSSVVSDTFGKSSMRIINRILKNPEDTDFDVVPMLHSSMKKNAEDIAKSINGNLTKPQAEKMAVCLSHLQSIDKLKLEIESAVLKLIEPYQEQISLILTLPGIKDIYTAIAIIGEIGVDMAVFKSSRHLCSWAGLTPQNNESAGKKKSVRVSRAGVYIKPLLVQCANAAIKSKDCPYFRVRYEQLRKRRGHKKAIIAIAHMLLNCIYHMLSKNKPFDYNLYRIETASRPKPLPKFTPEQAIFLLESLGAQIILPVGT; translated from the coding sequence ATGCTAAAAATTATTCACAAGATCTGCTGCGGCATTGACGTTCACAAGAAGTTCGTCGTGGCAACTATTGGTATCACCAATGATGCAGGAACCACAGAGTACCAAACAAAAAAGTTTTCTACATTTACTGTTGATTTACTGGCTTTGCGTAAGTGGCTCGCACAGCATAGCTGCCGAGAAGTTTGCATGGAATCGACCGGCAAATACTGGATCCCGGTCTTTAACATTCTTGAAACCAAATGCAACGTTGTTGTTGCCAATCCCAAGTATGTCAAAGGTATTCAGGGCAAGAAGACCGACAAAAAGGATTCCGTTTGGATTTGCGACTTGCACAAACATGGTCTCGTACCTAACAGCTTCATTCCTCCGCTGATCATCCGTCAAATCCGAGATTTGATGCGCTATCGTGTTAAGCTAACCAATTTTAAATCCAGTGAGAAAAACCGCATTCAAAACTCTCTAACTGTTTCTAACATTATGCTCTCCAGCGTGGTATCCGACACCTTCGGCAAAAGCTCTATGCGTATCATCAACCGTATTCTTAAAAATCCGGAGGACACGGATTTCGATGTTGTCCCGATGCTTCATAGCAGTATGAAGAAGAATGCCGAGGATATTGCTAAATCTATTAACGGAAACCTCACCAAACCTCAGGCTGAAAAAATGGCAGTTTGTCTTTCGCATCTGCAAAGTATTGACAAACTTAAGCTAGAAATCGAGTCGGCAGTACTGAAATTAATTGAACCTTATCAGGAACAAATCTCTTTAATTTTGACCCTTCCAGGTATTAAAGATATCTACACTGCCATTGCCATTATCGGCGAAATTGGAGTGGATATGGCGGTATTTAAGTCCTCCCGCCACCTTTGTTCCTGGGCTGGCTTAACACCTCAGAATAATGAAAGTGCCGGAAAAAAGAAGTCTGTGCGCGTAAGTCGTGCAGGTGTGTATATCAAGCCACTGCTGGTTCAATGTGCTAATGCTGCTATCAAAAGCAAGGATTGCCCTTATTTTCGGGTGAGGTATGAGCAGCTCAGAAAACGCCGGGGCCACAAGAAAGCAATCATTGCGATTGCCCATATGCTGTTAAATTGTATCTACCACATGCTCTCTAAAAATAAACCCTTCGACTATAACCTGTATCGGATTGAAACTGCTTCAAGGCCAAAGCCATTGCCAAAGTTTACTCCTGAACAGGCTATCTTCCTGCTTGAAAGTTTAGGTGCCCAAATCATTCTTCCGGTTGGCACATAA
- a CDS encoding PcfB family protein: MNSEAAAADQVVNMSLKGIEVMAKISGEGAKNLAVYLYAALTGQKKTRGKIRLEGLLRSGKELKVFAVRNEDLQKFTQEAKRYGVLYCALRDKKDTDGMCDIMVRAEDASKINRIVERFKLATVDTASIKSEIQKSSAAKQEEKASAAKETPAEKSADDFLDELMAKTDQLEPDQERTDNPNPTTDPTAAKAEKFPPSEPTYERSGKAAGGTSEPERKSVRQELKEIREAHREQVELNRKQSKEHSKFTGQPAKSGQQKSKAKKSKPKER; this comes from the coding sequence ATGAACAGCGAAGCCGCCGCCGCGGACCAAGTCGTCAACATGAGTCTTAAGGGGATCGAGGTAATGGCCAAAATCTCCGGCGAGGGGGCCAAAAACCTGGCCGTCTATTTGTATGCCGCTCTCACAGGCCAAAAGAAAACCAGGGGGAAAATTCGGCTGGAGGGGTTGTTGCGCAGTGGTAAGGAGCTGAAAGTCTTTGCGGTCCGAAACGAGGACTTGCAGAAATTCACCCAGGAGGCCAAACGCTACGGCGTCCTCTATTGTGCCCTCCGCGACAAAAAGGACACGGACGGCATGTGCGACATCATGGTGCGGGCCGAGGACGCCTCCAAGATCAACCGCATCGTGGAACGCTTCAAGCTAGCCACCGTGGACACCGCCAGCATCAAGAGCGAAATCCAGAAATCCAGTGCCGCCAAACAAGAGGAAAAAGCATCTGCCGCCAAGGAAACGCCCGCCGAAAAAAGCGCGGACGATTTTCTGGACGAATTGATGGCAAAAACCGACCAGCTGGAGCCGGACCAGGAGCGGACCGACAACCCAAACCCCACCACGGACCCTACGGCGGCGAAGGCGGAGAAATTCCCTCCGTCCGAGCCTACTTACGAGCGCAGCGGGAAAGCCGCCGGGGGTACGAGTGAGCCGGAGCGGAAATCCGTCCGGCAGGAACTGAAGGAAATCCGGGAGGCCCACAGGGAGCAGGTGGAACTCAACCGCAAACAATCCAAGGAGCACTCCAAATTCACCGGCCAGCCCGCCAAATCGGGCCAACAGAAATCCAAAGCCAAAAAATCAAAACCGAAAGAGAGGTAA
- a CDS encoding ArdC-like ssDNA-binding domain-containing protein → MSNFDDLFQQEQGQAAPISDQSFDKEAWAQKKQEQREAVYALIDEAATAVARGGDTFQKYLNVQSRFDRYSVSNALLILAQKPEATRIADFDTWKEQGVYIRKKESGFYIIEPGEEYQRQDGSTGISYNPKRMFDISQTGNNRKRETPVYPDERTRIKALLAYAPVPVRISEALPSDVNALYRPDKREIQIRRGMEAGDIFRALAQELAQAEMDKGDGSYNRSEHGFHAYCASYLLCKQYGVDTSGYRFDRAPDMLEGMEPQEIRAELTTIKEAAGEISGRMNRMLNQQRQQKRQEPER, encoded by the coding sequence ATGAGCAATTTTGACGATCTTTTCCAGCAGGAACAAGGCCAAGCCGCTCCCATAAGCGACCAGTCCTTTGACAAGGAGGCCTGGGCGCAGAAAAAGCAGGAGCAGCGGGAAGCGGTGTACGCCCTGATCGACGAAGCGGCGACAGCCGTGGCGCGGGGCGGAGACACCTTCCAAAAATATCTGAACGTGCAGAGCCGCTTTGACCGCTACAGCGTTTCCAACGCCCTTTTAATCCTGGCGCAGAAGCCTGAGGCCACCCGCATCGCGGACTTTGACACCTGGAAGGAGCAAGGTGTGTACATCCGCAAGAAGGAATCTGGTTTCTATATCATCGAGCCGGGTGAGGAATACCAGCGCCAGGATGGTTCCACCGGCATTAGCTATAACCCCAAGCGGATGTTCGACATTTCCCAAACCGGAAACAACCGCAAACGGGAAACTCCCGTCTATCCCGACGAGCGTACCCGCATCAAGGCGCTGCTGGCTTACGCCCCCGTGCCCGTCCGCATCAGCGAAGCGCTGCCAAGCGACGTGAACGCCCTGTACCGGCCGGACAAGCGGGAAATCCAAATCCGGCGCGGCATGGAGGCGGGAGATATTTTCCGCGCCCTCGCCCAGGAGCTGGCCCAGGCGGAAATGGACAAAGGCGACGGAAGCTACAACCGCTCCGAGCATGGTTTCCACGCCTATTGCGCGTCCTACTTGCTGTGCAAGCAGTACGGCGTGGATACCAGCGGCTATCGCTTTGACCGCGCCCCCGACATGCTGGAGGGCATGGAGCCGCAGGAGATCCGCGCCGAGCTTACCACCATCAAGGAAGCGGCGGGTGAAATTTCCGGCA